The Brassica napus cultivar Da-Ae chromosome C7, Da-Ae, whole genome shotgun sequence genome has a segment encoding these proteins:
- the LOC106409783 gene encoding LOW QUALITY PROTEIN: MYB-like transcription factor EOBII (The sequence of the model RefSeq protein was modified relative to this genomic sequence to represent the inferred CDS: inserted 1 base in 1 codon), which translates to MLDWGVDQVHHRNHDLYQQQQQQQGCRKGPWTPEEDKLLVEYVTSNGEGRWSSVAKCAGLNRSGKSCRLRWVNYLRPGLKRGQITPQEEGIILELHSXWGNKWSTIARYLPGRTDNEIKNYWRTHYKKKEKSFSKQEKVKRSRKQLDLKPKPQQQPHQQNQSSHFVSEDHMNLDNEQNTFSYQTGVFSDQFHMPQVVAATSSDHSMMDEGNLWGSLWSLDDHDPHHFGGFSEQRTAANVSEKFNGCGIDAPFCGSWDYSYNGFNTGGYNY; encoded by the exons ATGCTTGACTGGGGAGTTGATCAAGTCCATCACCGAAACCATGATCTTTatcaacaacaacagcaacaacaagGATGTAGAAAGGGACCATGGACACCTGAAGAAGACAAACTTCTTGTTGAGTATGTTACTTCGAATGGGGAAGGAAGATGGAGCTCGGTTGCTAAGTGTGCAG GGTTGAATAGAAGTGGCAAAAGCTGTAGACTAAGGTGGGTGAACTACTTAAGGCCAGGGCTTAAGAGAGGACAAATCACTCCTCAAGAAGAAGGAATCATCCTAGAACTTCATT TTTGGGGTAACAA gtGGTCAACAATCGCAAGATATTTACCAGGACGAACAGATAATGAAATCAAGAACTATTGGAGAACCCATtacaagaagaaagaaaaatctTTTTCGAAGCAAGAAAAAGTCAAAAGATCCCGGAAACAGCTAGATCTGAAACCCAAACCACAACAGCAACCTCATCAGCAGAATCAATCGTCTCACTTTGTGTCTGAAGACCACATGAATCTCGACAACGAGCAAAACACTTTCTCTTACCAGACTGGTGTCTTCAGTGACCAATTTCATATGCCTCAAGTTGTTGCAGCAACCTCAAGCGACCACTCCATGATGGATGAAGGTAACTTGTGGGGCAGCTTGTGGAGTCTAGACGACCATGATCCACACCATTTTGGTGGTTTCTCGGAACAGAGAACAGCTGCTAACGTTTCTGAGAAGTTTAACGGCTGCGGAATTGATGCTCCGTTCTGTGGATCATGGGATTATAGTTATAATGGATTTAACACTGGAGgctataattattaa